Proteins co-encoded in one Streptomyces roseochromogenus subsp. oscitans DS 12.976 genomic window:
- a CDS encoding phosphopantetheine-binding protein, whose translation AEAERDRALLELVRTHVAGVLGHPSPESVDPGRAFQDMGFDSLAAVELRNLLAGATGLTLPATLVFDQPTPLTLAVHLKTALVPGPADLTRSALAELDRLETALHGLPDQDGSHARVTARLEALLRSWQDTHGRHPAPEAPADFREASDEELFAKLDNELGAQ comes from the coding sequence GGCCGAAGCCGAACGGGACCGCGCCCTGCTGGAGTTGGTCCGCACCCACGTCGCCGGCGTACTCGGGCACCCCTCGCCGGAGTCGGTCGACCCGGGGCGCGCCTTCCAGGACATGGGCTTCGACTCGCTCGCCGCCGTCGAACTGCGCAACCTCCTCGCGGGCGCCACCGGCCTCACCCTGCCGGCGACGCTCGTCTTCGACCAGCCCACCCCCCTCACCCTCGCCGTCCACCTCAAGACCGCGCTCGTGCCCGGACCGGCCGACCTCACCCGGTCGGCGCTGGCCGAGCTGGACCGCCTCGAAACCGCCCTGCACGGCCTGCCCGACCAGGACGGCAGCCACGCCCGCGTCACCGCGCGCCTCGAAGCGCTGCTGCGCAGCTGGCAGGACACCCACGGACGTCACCCCGCGCCCGAGGCGCCGGCGGACTTCCGGGAAGCCAGCGACGAAGAACTCTTCGCCAAGCTCGACAACGAACTGGGAGCCCAGTGA
- a CDS encoding beta-ketoacyl reductase, with protein sequence VRELTDAGAKATLAACDVADREALAALLDSVPDEHPLTAVMHLAGVLDDGVLDALTPERFAGVLAAKARSARHLHELTADRDLSAFVLFSSLTATVGGAGQANYAAANAFLDALAEHRRAAGLPGTSVAWGPWGGDGMAAHGTVRSAARAMGMHLLDPERALTALGRALNGADTTVTVADVDWSVFAPAFTSSRPSALLSALPEARRGTGGGAEASAVDGFAEKLAGLTGGERERALQELVCGQAAAVLGYGSADAVEPATAFRDLGFDSLTSVDLRNRISSAAGVPLPATLIFDYATPAALAKYLGTELAGAGTSVDSVVAELDRVAARLGDLAAEDIEQGRITTRLQSLLGDLNKILGQDADTVAGRLEGASADDVFAFIDNELGSA encoded by the coding sequence GTCCGCGAACTCACCGACGCCGGCGCGAAGGCGACCCTCGCCGCCTGCGACGTGGCCGACCGCGAGGCGCTCGCCGCGCTGCTGGACTCCGTACCGGACGAGCACCCCCTCACCGCCGTCATGCACCTGGCCGGAGTCCTCGACGACGGCGTCCTGGACGCGCTCACCCCCGAGCGGTTCGCCGGCGTCCTCGCCGCCAAGGCCCGCTCCGCCCGCCATCTGCACGAACTCACCGCGGACCGCGACCTGTCGGCGTTCGTCCTCTTCTCGTCCCTGACCGCCACGGTCGGCGGCGCCGGCCAGGCCAACTACGCCGCCGCCAACGCCTTCCTCGACGCCCTCGCCGAGCACCGGCGCGCGGCCGGACTGCCCGGCACCTCGGTGGCCTGGGGACCGTGGGGCGGCGACGGCATGGCCGCCCACGGCACGGTTCGCTCGGCCGCCCGCGCGATGGGCATGCACCTCCTCGACCCCGAGCGCGCCCTGACCGCACTCGGCCGCGCCCTGAACGGCGCGGACACCACCGTCACCGTCGCCGACGTCGACTGGTCCGTGTTCGCGCCCGCGTTCACGTCGAGCCGGCCCAGCGCCCTGCTGTCCGCGCTGCCCGAGGCGCGGCGCGGCACGGGCGGGGGCGCCGAGGCTAGCGCGGTGGACGGCTTCGCCGAGAAGCTCGCCGGTCTCACGGGCGGTGAACGCGAGCGCGCTCTACAGGAGTTGGTGTGCGGGCAGGCCGCAGCGGTCCTCGGCTACGGCAGTGCCGACGCGGTCGAGCCGGCCACCGCCTTCCGCGACCTGGGCTTCGACTCGCTCACCTCGGTCGATCTGCGCAACCGGATCAGCAGTGCCGCCGGGGTGCCGTTGCCGGCCACGCTCATCTTCGACTACGCCACCCCGGCCGCCCTCGCCAAGTACCTGGGGACCGAACTCGCGGGCGCCGGCACCTCCGTGGACTCGGTCGTCGCCGAACTCGACCGGGTCGCGGCCCGGCTGGGCGACCTCGCCGCCGAGGACATCGAGCAGGGCCGGATCACCACCCGTCTGCAGTCGTTGCTGGGCGACCTGAACAAGATCCTCGGCCAGGACGCCGACACCGTCGCCGGACGGCTGGAGGGCGCCTCCGCCGACGACGTCTTCGCCTTCATCGACAACGAACTCGGCTCGGCGTGA
- a CDS encoding type I polyketide synthase yields the protein MEDSATAGKLRDYLKRATTELERSRRRVRELEERDREPVAIIGMGCRYPGGVRTPEDLWRIVHEGIDVVTEFPTDRGWDVEAIYDPEPGAPGKSYVRHGGFLHDAAECDPAFFGISPKDAPGTDPQQRLLLEVAWEAFERAGIDPHTVKGTPTGVFVGLMHHDYIGGTISGSIVSGRIAYTLGLEGPAVTMDTACSSSLVALHSAIQSLRKGECSLALAGGAAVMASPEMFIEFSERRALSPDGRCHSFSDDAAGAAWAEGAGMLLVERLSDALRSGHEVLAVVRGSAVNQDGASNGLTAPSGPAQIRVIQQALADARLAPHHIDAVEAHGTGTTLGDPIEAQAVIAAYGQDRPENRPIWLGSIKSNMGHPQAAAGVGAVIKMVMAMRHGTLPRTLHVEKPSTAVDWTAGDIRLLTEPQSWDTPDGRPRRAGVSSFGISGTNAHTILEEAPPADTDRPAPERAALPVVPWVLSGKGSDAVQRQAERLLTAAGDLDPYDVGYSLATTRALFTHRAAVTGRDRHELLASLRAVADGSQAAVVVPEPGRLGILFSGQGSQRPGMGRTLHAAFPVFAAAFDEICAAFDAHLDRPLREVMFEEPADPAASPLHQTVYTQAALFTFETALYRLLEHWGIRPDLLAGHSIGEVVAAHVAGVLELKDAVVLVAARGRLMQELPAGGTMVSLLASEAEVTPLLTDGVDIAAVNGPRAVVVSGDEEAVLAVAAKVEKTTRLKVSHAFHSRRMDPMLDAFREVLAGLTFHEPALPVVSNVTGRMADELTSPEYWVRHVREAVRFHDGVTALAAEGATRFLEVGPDAVLTTMAQGVVPDVIGTQRRDRDEDAALIDAVCRLHLTGTGPDWTVVFAGGRKADLPTYPFRRDRHWEDAPILQAERSAAARAGGDAADPFWELVREQDVTAVAATLGVADETSVAAVVPALAAWHEQRQANATADGWRYRVTWEPLAPAATPALGGHWLAVVPACDDPWTSAVLTGLTDRGLHVDSVTAPEAAGRTELAGLLAGRGGVDGVLSLLAPVTELTSTAALVQALGDTEITAPLWCVTRDAVSHGPAAEVSGFAQAQVWGLGRVAALEHPDRWGGLIDLPAEIGPQTVARLAALLGDAGGEDQVVIRESGAYGRRLEHAPARAGAPWKPSGT from the coding sequence ATGGAAGACTCGGCCACGGCCGGCAAGCTCCGCGACTACCTCAAGCGGGCCACGACCGAGCTGGAGCGCAGCCGCCGCCGCGTACGGGAGCTGGAGGAGCGGGACCGCGAGCCCGTCGCCATCATCGGCATGGGCTGCCGCTACCCCGGGGGCGTGCGCACCCCGGAGGACCTGTGGCGCATCGTGCACGAGGGCATCGACGTCGTCACCGAGTTCCCCACCGACCGCGGCTGGGACGTCGAGGCGATCTACGACCCCGAGCCCGGCGCCCCCGGCAAGTCCTATGTCCGCCACGGCGGCTTCCTGCACGACGCCGCCGAATGCGACCCCGCGTTCTTCGGCATCAGCCCCAAGGACGCGCCCGGCACCGACCCGCAGCAGCGGCTGCTGCTGGAGGTCGCCTGGGAGGCCTTCGAGCGCGCAGGCATCGACCCCCACACGGTCAAGGGCACCCCGACCGGTGTCTTCGTCGGCCTGATGCACCACGACTACATCGGCGGCACCATCTCCGGCAGTATCGTCTCCGGCCGTATCGCCTACACCCTGGGCCTGGAGGGCCCCGCGGTCACCATGGACACCGCCTGCTCCTCCTCCCTGGTGGCGCTGCACTCGGCGATCCAGTCGCTGCGCAAGGGGGAGTGTTCGCTGGCGCTCGCGGGCGGCGCCGCCGTCATGGCCAGCCCCGAGATGTTCATCGAGTTCAGCGAGCGCCGCGCGCTGTCCCCCGACGGGCGCTGCCACTCCTTCTCCGACGATGCCGCGGGCGCCGCCTGGGCCGAGGGCGCCGGGATGCTGCTCGTGGAGCGGCTGTCCGACGCCCTGCGGAGCGGCCACGAGGTGCTCGCCGTCGTCCGCGGCAGCGCCGTCAACCAGGACGGCGCCTCCAACGGCCTGACCGCGCCGAGCGGTCCGGCCCAGATCCGCGTCATCCAGCAGGCCCTCGCCGACGCCCGGCTCGCCCCGCACCACATCGACGCGGTCGAGGCGCACGGCACCGGCACCACCCTCGGCGACCCCATCGAGGCCCAGGCCGTCATCGCCGCGTACGGGCAGGACCGGCCGGAGAACCGGCCGATCTGGCTCGGCTCCATCAAGTCCAACATGGGCCACCCGCAGGCCGCGGCCGGTGTCGGCGCCGTCATCAAGATGGTCATGGCGATGCGCCACGGCACCCTGCCGCGCACCTTGCACGTGGAGAAGCCCAGCACCGCCGTCGACTGGACCGCGGGCGACATCCGCCTGCTCACCGAGCCCCAGTCCTGGGACACCCCCGACGGCCGCCCGCGCCGCGCCGGCGTCTCCTCCTTCGGCATCTCCGGCACCAACGCCCACACCATCCTCGAAGAGGCGCCGCCCGCCGACACCGACCGGCCCGCCCCCGAGCGTGCCGCGCTGCCCGTCGTCCCGTGGGTGCTGTCCGGCAAGGGCTCCGACGCCGTCCAGCGGCAGGCGGAGCGGCTGCTCACGGCCGCCGGTGACCTCGACCCGTACGACGTCGGGTACTCGCTGGCCACCACGCGCGCCCTGTTCACTCACCGGGCCGCCGTCACCGGCCGCGACCGGCACGAACTGCTGGCCTCGCTGCGCGCCGTCGCCGACGGCAGCCAGGCGGCCGTCGTGGTCCCTGAACCCGGCCGGCTCGGCATCCTGTTCTCCGGCCAGGGTTCCCAGCGGCCCGGCATGGGCCGCACGCTGCACGCCGCGTTCCCGGTGTTCGCCGCCGCCTTCGACGAGATCTGCGCCGCCTTCGACGCCCACCTGGACCGGCCGCTGCGCGAGGTGATGTTCGAGGAGCCCGCCGACCCGGCCGCGTCCCCGCTGCACCAGACCGTCTACACGCAGGCAGCCCTGTTCACCTTCGAGACCGCCCTGTACCGGCTGCTGGAGCACTGGGGCATCCGCCCGGACCTGCTCGCCGGACACTCCATCGGCGAGGTTGTCGCCGCGCACGTCGCCGGTGTCCTGGAGCTGAAGGACGCGGTCGTGCTGGTCGCGGCCCGCGGCCGGCTGATGCAGGAACTGCCGGCCGGCGGCACGATGGTGTCCCTGCTCGCCTCCGAGGCCGAGGTCACGCCGCTGCTCACCGACGGCGTCGACATCGCGGCCGTCAACGGCCCGCGTGCGGTGGTGGTCTCGGGCGACGAGGAGGCCGTACTCGCCGTCGCCGCGAAGGTGGAGAAGACCACCCGGCTGAAGGTGTCCCACGCCTTCCACTCCCGTCGCATGGACCCCATGCTCGACGCGTTCCGCGAGGTACTGGCCGGCCTCACCTTCCACGAGCCCGCCCTGCCGGTCGTCTCCAACGTCACCGGCCGCATGGCCGACGAACTCACCTCGCCCGAGTACTGGGTACGGCACGTCCGTGAGGCCGTCCGCTTCCACGACGGGGTGACCGCGCTGGCCGCCGAAGGCGCCACCCGCTTCCTGGAGGTCGGCCCCGACGCGGTGCTCACCACCATGGCGCAGGGCGTGGTGCCCGACGTCATCGGCACCCAGCGCCGCGACCGGGACGAGGACGCCGCCCTCATCGACGCCGTGTGCCGCCTGCACCTGACCGGCACCGGCCCCGACTGGACGGTCGTGTTCGCCGGCGGCCGGAAAGCCGATCTGCCCACCTATCCGTTCCGCCGCGACCGGCACTGGGAGGACGCGCCCATCCTGCAGGCCGAGCGCTCCGCGGCGGCTCGCGCGGGCGGTGACGCGGCCGACCCGTTCTGGGAGCTGGTCCGGGAGCAGGACGTGACCGCCGTCGCCGCCACCCTCGGCGTCGCCGACGAGACGTCCGTCGCCGCCGTCGTACCGGCCCTGGCCGCCTGGCACGAGCAGCGGCAGGCCAACGCCACCGCCGACGGCTGGCGTTACCGCGTCACCTGGGAACCGCTGGCCCCCGCCGCCACCCCGGCGCTCGGCGGCCACTGGCTGGCCGTCGTCCCCGCCTGCGACGACCCGTGGACGAGCGCTGTCCTGACCGGACTCACCGACCGGGGCCTGCACGTCGACAGCGTGACGGCACCGGAAGCCGCCGGCCGTACCGAACTGGCCGGGCTGCTGGCCGGCCGGGGCGGTGTCGACGGTGTGTTGTCCCTGCTGGCGCCGGTCACCGAACTGACCTCGACTGCCGCCCTCGTACAGGCACTTGGGGACACCGAGATCACCGCACCGCTGTGGTGCGTCACCCGCGATGCCGTCTCCCATGGGCCGGCCGCCGAGGTCTCCGGCTTCGCGCAGGCCCAGGTGTGGGGCCTCGGCCGGGTCGCCGCTCTCGAACACCCCGACCGCTGGGGCGGTCTGATCGACCTGCCCGCCGAGATCGGTCCGCAGACCGTCGCCCGGCTGGCCGCGCTGCTCGGCGACGCGGGCGGTGAGGACCAGGTCGTCATCCGGGAGTCCGGCGCCTACGGCCGCCGTCTGGAGCACGCCCCGGCCCGTGCCGGCGCCCCCTGGAAGCCGTCCGGCAC